The DNA window GGCCCGATTTAGACACTTCACCGGTCACATAGGCTTTTTGAGAACGGAAAGCGGCGATATTGACATCAACCTGCGGGCTCTCAATATATTGAGCCAAGCGGGAAGCGATCTGATCGCGAATTTGGGTCACCGTTTTGCCTACCACGTTCACCTTACCGATGTAAGGATAGAAAATAGTGCCATCCGAATGGACCCAGTTACCAGTATCACTGGCACTGCGATATTGCCCTGCAGGCGTGGTCAGTTCAGGGTGATCCCAAACGGTGACGTTAAGCACATCACCCACACCGATCCGGTATTCATAGGTACGCAGAGAAGCATCCAACTGGCCATTGGTTTGCGCTACTACTTTTGCTGGGCGCAACTTATCCAGCAGCTTGGGCGTCATTGGGTAAATATTGACCATTTTGTCAATATCAAAGTCCGCATCTTCCTGCTTTACAACGTCTTTACCGCTTGTAGAAAGGTGGGTTCCTGGAAACACAGTACAACCACTGATTACGCTGATTGATATCAACAGCGGTATCATTTTCAATTGTCGTTTTGCCATCAAATTATCATCACTTTCAAAGTAAATGTATCTGCAAAGCTACAATGCTAGCCGACCATGGCTGCGTCTCTGTAACCTTACCAAAATGCCTCGGTTTATGTACCCGTCCTGAAACGGAGGAAAACCTGTTGCAATAAATCTTTAACGTTTATCTGCTGTTGATGAATACAAAGATATTATTATTAACGAAGTAAAGTATTCAGCTTATGCTCACACTGGCGACTGCCTACAAGCGCTAACGGTAATTACCCTTATAAAACAGAAAGTTGCTGTGATTTTACAACCTGATTCACAAAGAAAAACCGCGCAGGCCAAACGGTAAGACAGCCTGTAATAGAATGTATACTAATATAAAAAATGAAACAGCGAAATTACCTAAGATTCAATGGGTGTGGCAAATTGCCCTGACAGCTACTGAATTCGCTGCCAGGTCACAAATTATCGCCTGGATCCTAGAGTGACAATTTTTCTGCCCACTCGCGAAATGCCTTGCCTTGGGTAGGGTGACGCAGGCCATAAGTCACAAACGCACGCAGGTAACCCATCTTCTCCCCGCAGTTGAACGATTCCCCGACCAACTCTGTCGCTTCAACCGGTTTGTGCTTCAACAACTCGGCAATGGCATCTGTCAGTTGAATACGTCCCCATACGCCCGGCTCGGTTTTTTCTAAAATCGGCCAAATATCGGCAGAGAGAACATAGCGCCCTACAGCAGAATAATTAGACTTCAACGGAACTTCATGGCCCGGTTTTTCTATGATCGAAGTCATACGCGAGCTTTCACCAGGCTGCAGCTTGTTGGCTTCACACTCAACCACCGAGTAGTCGTGTAAAACATGCTCATCCGCAGCCTGAACCAGCACCTGGCTCAAACCCGTCTGTTCAAAGCGACTAATCATATGCGGCAGGTTGTCTTTCTTCAGGTCGGCTTTGGCGTCGTCAAGCAAGACATCCGGCAACAGAACTACAAAAGGTGAGTCCCCTACCAGCGGCTTGGCACAAAGCACCGCATGCCCCAAGCCTTTTGGCTGCCCCTGACGAATATGCATTAGCGTTACGCCTTTCGGTGTAATAGATTGCACTTCATCGAGCAATTGGCGCTTAACGCGCGCTTCAAGCATCGCCTCCAACTCGAAGGAGGTATCAAAATGGTTTTCGATTGCATTCTTGGATGAATGCGTCACCAGGATGATCTCTTTGATCCCCGCAGCAACGCACTCATTGACAATGTATTGAATCAGCGGCTTATCAACGATCGGCAACATTTCCTTTGGAATAGCCTTGGTTGCAGGCAGCATACGCATACCCAGACCTGCAACGGGAATGACAGCTTTTAACTTGGTCATGGTAATCCTCTTGATATCTTATGATCGTCTTTTCAGCCGTAACTCTTACTTGCTGTTCAGCGTTTGTTTTAGCCACTGGGTAAAATCTTCGCCTTCGGAGGCGTGGCGCAGTCCGTATTGTACGAATGCCTTCATATAACCCAACTTATCGCCGCAGTCATGCGATTTTCCGCTCATATGAAAAGCTTCTACGGTTTCCTGCCCCATCAATGCAGCAATGGCATCAGTCAACTGGATTTCATCGCCGGCACCCGGTAAGGTTTTTTCCAGCAGCGGCCAAATATCCGCAGACAAAACATAACGGCCAACCACCGCCAGATTTGAAGGTGCATCTTCCAGGGCCGGTTTTTCCACCACGGCGGTCATCGGGATACTCTCACCTGCTGACAACGCCGCACCACCACAATCAACGACGCCGTATTTCGAAACATCCTGTTCCGGTACCGGTTCCACCATGATCTGGCTAAAACCGGTATCAGTGAAACGTTGAATCATTTTAGCCAGGTTTTCTTTACGCAGATCGGCAGTTGAGTCATCCAGCAACACATCGGGTAACAACACCACAAAAGGATCATCGCCGACCATTGGTTTAGCGCACAGAACCGCGTGACCCAGACCTTTAGCTTGCCCCTGGCGTACTTGCATTACTGTCACATCTGCAGGGCAAATACTCTGCACTTCTTCCAGCAACTGGCGTTTGACCCGTGATTCCAGTACCGCTTCAAGCTCAAAAGAGGTATCGAAGTGGTTCTCAATCGCATTTTTAGAAGAGTGAGTTACCAGAACAATATCTTTAATCCCAGCAGCAACACATTCATTAACGATGTATTGGATCAGTGGCTTATCGACCACGGGCAACATTTCTTTAGGGATGGCTTTTGTCGCCGGCAACATACGGGTTCCCAGACCTGCTACGGGAATGACAGCCTTCAATCTTTTTTGCATGTTTTTCATCCACATTCATTAATTATTACATAGCTGAACCAAGTCGCTCATGAAGTCGGAAACGGGATAATTGAGACACGCTACCGCCCTTGGCTTTCAGCTACCAATGTACTGTCATCGTTCTCTATAGGCGACCAGGTTCAGTCACGTTTTAATGTATATTGAGGGACGTACTCTTTTGTTAAGCGATAGTTAGATCACAAATAAAACAAAATAAATACGTCCTTATAACCAAACGATGATACTTGTAAATGTTTATATGGCTAAGATTCTTATACTATTGCCTTATCGATACAAGCCTAAGATACCTATTGGGTACCCTTTTCAGAATAAGACTACCCACAGGGGTAGACTCAGCAAAGTGTAGCAGTCAATGAAATCCATAACGGTTTGATTTTTAAAAATTATATTTACGCTGCTTTTATCAACAAACGTCTACCCCGATATTCCGGAAACTGACTTCCTTTTCAGAAAATCCCCCATTTCTCCTGGTGTCACATTCTGATCTCCTCCTGCATGGATGGATTTTTATGCATTCTTTTTGCTTGGTTTTTTCATTTCACAGGCAACTCCCCCAGTTTTAATGTTGAATTTTCCTGGCCCAGCACCCATCATTCGTTTGCGGCATAAGCCGTCGAACTTATAGGTGAAATTGGGCGTATGGAATGGATCGCAGATCCAACAATTTGGGCCGGCCTGGCCACTCTGGTCGTGCTGGAAATCGTTCTGGGTATAGACAACCTTATCTTTATCGCCATCCTGGCGGAAAAATTACCAAAACATCAAAGAGATAAAGCCCGCATTGTAGGTTTAATGCTGGCGTTGCTGATGCGCCTGGCGCTGTTGGCCTCCATCTCATGGTTGGCGACACTGACTCAACCGTTGTTTTTTGCCGGCGGACATCCCTTCAGCGGCCGCGATCTGATAATGCTGGTTGGGGGCATTTTCCTGCTGTTCAAAGCCACCATGGAGCTCAACGAGCGACTCGAGGGTAAAGATGAAGAGCAACAGGGCCAGCGCAAAGGCGCCCGCTTCTGGCCAGTGGTGGCACAAATCGTGGTGCTGGATGCGGTCTTCTCGCTCGACTCGGTGATCACCGCCGTCGGCATGGTCGATCACCTGGCAGTCATGATGCTTGCGGTGTGTATCGCTATCGGACTGATGTTACTGGCCAGCAAACCGCTAACGCGCTTCGTCAACGCCCACCCAACGATTGTCATCCTGTGTCTGAGCTTCCTGCTGATGATCGGTTTCAGTCTGGTTGCCGAAGGCTTTGGCTACCACATTCCGAAAGGTTATCTGTACGCCGCCATTGGTTTCTCAGTGATGATTGAAGCCTTGAACCAACTGTCGCAGTTCAACCGCCGCCGTTTCCTCTCGACAGCACGCCCCCTGCGCGAACGTACCGCAGAAGCCGTGCTGCGCATGTTGAGCGGCAAGCACGAAGAAGCGGAGATCGACAACCAATCGGCCAACCTGTTGGCCGATAGCGGCAATGAAAGCGGCGAAATTTTCAACCAGCAAGAACGGCATATGATAGAGCGCGTACTGGGTATGGCGCAGCGTACGGTAAGCAGTATCATGACCTCCCGTCATGACGTGGAATATCTCGAGTTGAATGATCCGCAGGAAAAGCTGACCCAATTGCTGGAGAAAAATCAGCATACGCGCATTGTGGTGGTGGAAGACAGCGCCAGCGATGAACCCCTCGGTGTCATTCATACCATTGACGTGTTGAAGCAGCAGTTAACCCAGGCGCCACTGGATTTACGTGCGTTGGTACTGCAGCCACTGATTTTCCCCGAGCAGTTGACCCTGCTGAGCGCTCTGGAGCAATTTCGCCAGGCGCAGACCCATTTTGCCTTTGTCGTAGACGAATTCGGCTCGGTTGAAGGGATAGTCACGCTGACTGATGTGATGGAGACCATTGCAGGCAACCTGCCGGAAGCCGGAGAGGAAGTCGACGCCCGGCATGACATTGTGCAAAATGATGACGGAAGCTGGACCGCCAACGGTTACATGCCGCTGGAGGATCTGGTGTTGTATCTGCCATTACCGCTGGAAGATAAGCGTGAATACCACACGTTGGCCGGCCTGCTGATGGAACACAGCCAGCGCATTCCCCAGGAAGGCGAGCAGTTGCGGATCGGTGACTACCTGTTTGAACCGCTGGAAGTCAGTAGCCACCGTATTTTGAAGGTAAAAATCACCCCGTTGTCGGTACCAGAACCAGACTACGAGGTTTAAACCGGGGCCGGGCATCGCTCGGCCGCTATTATAAATGCTGGGGAACCAGTAACTCCGTCGCCACAATCACCACGATCAACCCAACAATCACCGGTACCGAAGTACGTTTCACCACTTCGAACGGCGAGATTTTTGCCATGCCGGATACCGCCACCACCACCCCGGAAACCGGCGACAGAGTGCGTCCCAGATTCGAAGCCTGCAGCATCGGGATCACCAGATACGCCGGATTAACCCCCATCTGCGCCGCCAGTTTAGGAATCAGCTCTACGAAAGCATAGAACGGAGCGTTGCCTGAACCGGTAGTCATCGCCGCCAGCATGGTAATCACCACCAGCACCAGCATCATGATGATGCCGCCGGTACCGAATGACTGCGCCAGGCTGATCAGCCCGCTGATAAACCCGACGGTGCTCAGCCCCTGGGCGAACACGCCGGCAGCTACCAGCAGCATCACTACGCTGGCAAAAGCATCCGCCATACCGCGATAAGCGACTTCCAGACCGGTAAATACCTGTTTGGCGCTGAAGCTGCGCAGGAATTCAATTACCGCCGCCAGCAGCATACAGCCAACCAACACGGTGATAATATGCAGTTCCGGCCCCCACTTACCATCAAACACCAGCACGCCAAGGATAGGGGTAAACGGCAGCACCGCGTAAAAGCCCGGCGCATGAGTGGTGATTTCACTCACATCCATAATGTGATGCTGTTCATTGGCCTTCTTGTCGAGGTAACGCTGCCAAAAGAAATGCGCAACCGCCATGCAGACAATCGCCGCAATCGAGATGGGTAACGTAGTTTTAAAGGCGAAATCAACCAATGGCATTTCCGCCGCCTTGGCGGCCAGCACCACGTCACCCGAGGTTGGTGCCAGAATAATCGCCGCGGGTGAAGCACAAATCGCCGCTGCCGCACCACGGCTGATACCCACGTTGACCATCAGCGGGAAGAGCGTAGCCATCAGCAATACGCCCAGACCAGTGGCAGACGAGACTGCCAGTGACATCAGACAGGCAACAAAATAGGCCGCCACCATCAAAAGGTAGGGGGAATTGATCATTTGCAGCGGACGGGATGCCAGCTTGACCACCACATCATTGGCGCCAATGTGCGTCATATAGGCCGCAAATCCGCACAGCATCATAATCATCATGCCAAGATCGCCACCACGGCTCATCAGCAGAATTTTGACGTATTCAATGATGTCGGTCGCGCGCCATCCGGTAGATGTGGCGCTGGCAGGCAACAAACTTTTGCCCATCAGGGCACTGATGGCCAACAGTAACAGGCCACCCACCATCAATACGCCAGTGGCGGAGTAACCTTTGATGATATAACGGCCAACGCCTGCCGCGACGACTGCCCCGATCAGAAGCTCTATCATATTCCCTCAACTTATCATTTTCGTTTTTGACCGTAACAAAGCGTATAAATCGCTTAACTGCGCACACTCTGCACAAACTCAGGCACAGACGTCATGATATCCGTCAAAGTTACGGGAGGAAATTATTGGGAAAGGGAAATACTCTGGCGAGGTTTACTGAGAGTGCGGGCCAGGTCACCGCCGCACTCTCAAAGATTAAAGCTTATCGAGCAGTTTTTTAAGATCCTGGCCTTCGCGCGAATCCTTGTTTTTATCGGCCCACTTGTTCAGCGCATCCTTCGCCCGATTCTGCAGCGTTTTACGCAAGATTTGATCGACCTGCAACTGGTAGTTGAGCTGGTTCCACGGGCCATAAACTCGCAACGGGATTGGCGTTTTCTGCAGTTGCTCAATCAGATCGTCGCGCCCTTTCCAACCGCCGGTTACGCGAACGTTAAGTTGCATATCGCACTGTTTGCCCGGCATATCTACCGTCCCATTGCCGCTCAGTTTTAACAACGGAGAATCTGCACCCAACTCGGTGATTTTTACCGTACCCTGGTTCAGGCTGGCTTTAGCCGACAGTTGTTTCACTTCGGTATAACGCTGGTAATCATCCTGTCCACGCACGCTACTGTCATTACGCGCCACAGCCTGCTGAATCAACTGCTGAATGTTCAGACCGTGCAACTGCGCGTCCTGCATCGCCAACTGGGCAGTGCCCTGCCAGCGCCGTTCAAAAGATTGTGACGTCAGCCGATCTCCGGTTAAATCCCCTTGCATGCTGAATTTCCCGGTCATGACTTGCGGCATCTCAAACGCCTTCAGAATGCTGCCAAGTTCAACCTGCTTCACCATCGGCTGCACGGTAATCACCGGTCTGCGGCCACGCGCGTCCAGGGTGCCTGGTAAAGCGAAATCACCACCGGCTACCTGCCCGGAGAACGAATGCAGCGTTAACAGACCCTGTCGGTTTTCTGCCTGGGTCGAAAGATGGGAAATATTCATGCCGCGATAGGTGAGTTGATCCACGCTCAAATTGAGCTGTGCGTTAAACTCGCGCAGCACCTCAAGATTTTGCTGCGGGTCATCCATTTGACTGGCAATGACCGGCGAAGAGGTGACGTTCTGTACTTGCGATACTTGGGAACTACTGGACTGCCAGCCGCTAAACGCATCAAAATTCACCGCAGCAGACGTCAGATTAAGCGTATAAGCCGGTATCTCACCGAACTGGATGCTGACGCCACCGCTAAAGGTGCTGTCATTGACCCCCAGGCTCAGTTGGCTTAATGCAAGTTGCTGCGGCGTTTGTTGATATACCACTTTAGTGCTGCCGTCACCTTTAATGCCACCGGCAAGTATGTCAGCCCCCTCCAGTTGGTAACTGAATTGGGTGACATTGGCTGCTATGCGCCGCGGATATTGCTGCAGATCGATATCAGCCGCCAGGTTGAAGGTCAAATCACGCTGATTGCGGTTTACCCGGCTGGAAAGCTCCATTTGCGCCTGACGTTTGGCATTTTGCTGCAGGGTGAGATTAATATCGCGAACGTTGATCTGTTCGTTATTGGCACGTTGCCAGATCAACAGGCTGTCCACTACCCGCAGATTATCGATATCAAATTTCCACGGCGTATCTACCGACTCTTCGGCATGGCCCGCAGGCGCGATAGGCGCGTCCGGTTGATTTTGTTCTTCACTGTCGGGGGTAAGGCGGATGACGGCGTTTTTCAGCATCACCTGTTTAACAAACAGCTGATGCGACAACAGCGGCAGCAGTTTGACATCAAGGCGCATATTATCCGCACTCACCACCGGCGCTTTGGCTCCGGGTGCAGTCAGCGTCATACGACCGGCCAGAATGCTGAGCTGTGGCCAGATATGCCAACGCAAGTCACCATCCAGCGTCAGATGATAACCACTCTTTTGTTCGACCTTCGTGACCATATAGGCGCGAAAATCATTCGGATTAACCAGCAGTACCAGCGCAGACATCCCCGCCACCAGCACCACCAGTAAAATCACCAAAGTCGTCAGTAATCTTCTCATGCCATCCTCTTGTCAGCGCCACACCGACCGTGCTTCCTGCGCTGTTAGTCCTTGTCGATTCGGCTGGCGACTGCGCCCTGCTGATCGCGGTATTTTGCATCCTGGCGGCTATTGTAAGGACGCGCTGCCGGCCCGGACAGTGGTTCAAAACTCAGTGCGCCGATCAGCATGCCTGGGCGTAATGCCAGCGGCAGCTTACCTGAATTATAGAACTCCAGGACAATTCGGCCCTGCCAACCTGGATCGATACGGTGCGCGGTCACATGAACCATCAGGCCCAGACGCGCCAGGGAAGAACGGCCGTCCAGCCAACCGACCAGATCGTTTGGCAGCGTGACCGATTCGAGCGTGACCGCCAGCGCCAACTCTCCCGGGTGCAGGAAGAAGGCCTCCCCTTCCGGCAGAACGATTTCATCACTCATCACGCGATCCAACGCGGCGCTGACTTCATCTTTCGGCCCACTCAGATCGATAAAGGCAGCGGTATGGCCACGAAAAACGCGGAACTGATTGCCTAAACGGACATCCACTGTGGCCCCGTTAATACGCTCAATCGGCGGACGCGGTGAAATCACCAGTTTTTCACAATCCAGCCAGGCTTCTATATCACGGTCGCACAGTCTCATTTATTCATCTCCATCAAGGCGTGTCACTAAAACAAAAATTGCCACACAACGGGCGAAAGGTCTACGCCGCGGCGTAAATAGTTGCCCGCCGGCCGGAAACACGGGTTTTCCGGCCATTGAACGGCATTACTCAAAGAACTGGCTGATTTTGGCTTTCAGAATATCGATCGCAATGCGGTTTTTACCCCCGCGTGGGACGATAATGTCGGCGTATTGTTTGGAAGGATCGATAAACTGCAGGAACATCGGGCGGACGGTTTTCTGATATTGCGCCATTACCGAATCCATCGAGCGGCCACGTTCATTCACATCACGCTTCATACGGCGCATCAGGCAAATATCCAGCGGCGTATCAACAAAGATCGAGAAATTCATTTCCTGACGCAGACGGATATCCGTCAACAGCAGGATCCCCTCAAGAATAATCACCTTTTTCGGTTCCAGGTGAATGGTCTCTTTCTTACGCGTGTGCTCGGTGTAACTGTACAAGGGTAACTCTATCGCCTTGCCTGATTTCAGCATCTGCAGATGCTGAAACAGCAGGTTGTGGTCCATGGCGCTTGGGTGGTCATAGTTTGTCTTGACCCTTTCTTCCATGGTCAAGTGAGTCTGGTCTTTGTAGTAACTGTCTTCAGGAATAACGCCGATATGTTCATCGCCAACCTGATCGCGAAGTTCACGATACAACGTACTGGCGATAAGGCTTTTTCCGGAGGCAGATGCGCCAGCTATACCAATAATGACGCACTGATGCGGCTTGTCAGTCATAAAATTGAAGACCTGATTTCGTAGTGTGAAGGGGGGGAACTAAAACGCGTCAATTATAGGGAGTTAGTGCCCTTAGCGCCAGACTATATTGTCACCGCCAGGCCGCTATATAGGGTTATTTCGTCGGATTGGCCTGCCACGATTTTCAGATGATTGCTTCTAGGGCTATCTGGCATGCCGGGGTAAACTCGGTGACTTGATGATAATCCTGACAATTGGGATTGCCTTATTTCACCGGAGACCGACGTGCTGGACTGGTATTTTCTGACATTTTTTGGCGACAGTATGTTGCTGCTGCCGTGCTCATTGATTCTCTTTGTCGTATTAGTCGTGCCACCAGCCACCCGAACCGCAGGCTGGCAATGGGCGCTGATTTTCGGCGGTGCCGGCGGCGTGGTATGTGCCTCCAAACTGGCCTTTATGGGCTGGGGCATTGGCATTGAAAGCTATGACTTTACCGGCTTTAGCGGCCACTCTGCGCTGGCGGCCAGTATCTGGCCGGTGTTTCTCTGGACGCTGACCGGGCGTTTTTCGCATGCGGTTCGCAGTATGGCGCTGGTGGCAGGTTTGGTGTTGCCCCTCACTATCGGGCTATCACGCCTGGCCATTCAGGTGCATTCGCCTTCGGAAGTGGTGAGTGGACTGGTGTTGGGTTATCTGGCCAGCACTCTGTTCCTGTGGTTACAACGAGGCAAGGCGCGCCCGCAGCTTTCCTGGTTACGGATCATTTGCGCACTGGCTTTACCGCTCGCTCTGATGGGCAACCGGCAACCGGCACCGACGCAGGGCCTGTTGGAACATATTGCCACCGCTCTGGCGCATATCGAACGCCCTTACACCCGCGCGGATCTGCACAAACACATTACGACCCCATAAACAAAACCCCGGTACATGTCCGGGGTTATTTTCTGGCTGGCGTTAAGTTAATTACAGCGCGCGGAAAGAGATTTCCGTCGGAATAGCTTCACCCTGCCAATACATCTGCGCGGCAACGCGACCGGCAAGCTGGCGATACAGCTCGGCAAATTCACTGTCCGGGCGGCTAATCACCGTCGGCTCGCCACGATCCAAATCTTCACGCAGTGAAATATGCAGCGGCAATTGCCCCAGCAGGCGGCTATGGTATTTCTTCACCAACTTCTCCGCCCCACCGGTACCGAAAATGGGTTCGTGGTGTCCGCAGTTGCTGCAAATATGCACACTCATATTTTCCACAATGCCCAGCACCGGCACATGAACCTTCTCAAACATCACAATGCCCTTGGCGGCATCAAGCAGCGCGATATCCTGCGGCGTGGTGACCACCAAAGCTCCGGTAACCGGGATGTTTTGCGACAGCGTCAACTGAATATCACCGGTGCCCGGTGGCATATCCAGCACCAGATAGTCCAGATCCGGCCACAGCGTATCCTGCAGCAATTGCATTAACGCCTTACTGGCCATCGGGCCGCGCCAAACCATGGCGTTGTCATCAGTCACCAGATAACCGATCGAGTTGGTCGCTAACCCGTGGGCAATGATCGGCGCCATGTGCTGACCGTCCGGCGAGGTTGGTCGCTCGTTTTCGGTCCCCAGCATGTTCGGGATCGACGGGCCATAAATGTCGGCGTCTAGAATACCGACCTTGGCCCCTTCCGCAGCCAGCGCCAACGCCAGGTTAACCGCCGTGGTGGATTTACCCACCCCGCCCTTGCCGGAACTGATGGCGATAATATTACGCACGCCTTTGATGCCGGCCTGATCGTTGGCGCGTTTCAGAGTGGTAATGTCGTGCTTCAGTTTCCAGTCGATTCCCTCAGCACCGGTCACGCGCAGTAATTCTGCACTGACGCTGTCTTTCAGCACCTCAAAACCGCTCTGCCAGGCGAATGGCATAATCAGTTCAATGTGCAACACATGATCCAACAACGCGCAGTGGTGAATGGCCTTCAGCGCGGTCAGATTATTTTTTAACGTCGGGTGTTCAAAGGCGGCCAGTACACCGGTCACCAGGGCACGCAGAACTTCGGGGTTGGTCTGCTCGGGGGATTTTGTGCTCATCCCGGCTCCTTGATTTTAATGGATAGCTTCTCGCTAAGCATATCAGAACTGCAGGCCGGTCGGCGCATGTCTGTATAAAGAAACCGCCCTAGCCGTGGCGAGCGCGATCGGGTAACATCAAAGACCCTTTTTATTCATTACAGAAACCAAGTTCTCACTATGCCTCAAGTCGCGAAAAAATTATTGGTGACGTGCGCGCTGCCGTACGCAAATGGTTCCATCCATCTCGGCCACAATGCTCGAGCACATCCAGGCAGACATCTGGGTTCGTTACCAACGAATGCGCGGCAACGAGGTTCATTTCATCTGCGCGGACGACGCGCACGGCACGCCGATCATGCTGAAAGCTCAGCAGTTGGGTATCAAGCCGGAAGAAATGATCGCGGAAATGAGCCAGGAGCACCAACAGGATTTCGCCGGTTTTGGCATCAGCTATGATAACTATCATTCAACCCATAGCGATGAGAACCGTGAGCTGTCGAACCTGATTTACGGCCGCCTGAAAGAAAACGGTTTCATCAAGAACCGCACTATTTCTCAGCTGTACGACCCGGAAAAAGGTATGTTCCTGCCTGACCGCTTCGTCAAAGGCACCTGCCCGAAATGCAAATCACCGGATCAATACGGCGATAACTGTGAAGTCTGTGGCGCAACCTATAGTCCGACCGAGCTGATCGATCCGAAATCCGTGGTTTCCGGTGCGACGCCGGTGCTGCGTGATTCCGAGCACTTCTTCTTTGATCTGCCGTCGTTCAGCGAAATGCTGCAGGCCTGGACCCGTTCCGGCGCGCTGCAAGAGCAGGTCGCGAACAAGATGCAGGAATGGTTTGAGTCCGGTCTGCAACAGTGGGATATCTCTCGCGATGCGCCGTATTTCGGCTTTGAAATCCCGGATGCGCCAGGTAAATACTTCTATGTCTGGCTGGATGCGCCAATCGGCTACATGGGTTCATTCAAAAACCTGTGCGACAAGCGTGGCGATCTGGACTTTGACGAGTTCTGGCGCAAGGACTCCACCACCGAGCTGTATCACTTTATCGGCAAGGACATCGTTTATTTCCACAGCC is part of the Serratia quinivorans genome and encodes:
- a CDS encoding PAP2 superfamily gives rise to the protein MLDWYFLTFFGDSMLLLPCSLILFVVLVVPPATRTAGWQWALIFGGAGGVVCASKLAFMGWGIGIESYDFTGFSGHSALAASIWPVFLWTLTGRFSHAVRSMALVAGLVLPLTIGLSRLAIQVHSPSEVVSGLVLGYLASTLFLWLQRGKARPQLSWLRIICALALPLALMGNRQPAPTQGLLEHIATALAHIERPYTRADLHKHITTP
- the minD_1 gene encoding Cell division inhibitor MinD; this translates as MSTKSPEQTNPEVLRALVTGVLAAFEHPTLKNNLTALKAIHHCALLDHVLHIELIMPFAWQSGFEVLKDSVSAELLRVTGAEGIDWKLKHDITTLKRANDQAGIKGVRNIIAISSGKGGVGKSTTAVNLALALAAEGAKVGILDADIYGPSIPNMLGTENERPTSPDGQHMAPIIAHGLATNSIGYLVTDDNAMVWRGPMASKALMQLLQDTLWPDLDYLVLDMPPGTGDIQLTLSQNIPVTGALVVTTPQDIALLDAAKGIVMFEKVHVPVLGIVENMSVHICSNCGHHEPIFGTGGAEKLVKKYHSRLLGQLPLHISLREDLDRGEPTVISRPDSEFAELYRQLAGRVAAQMYWQGEAIPTEISFRAL